A window of Acipenser ruthenus chromosome 32, fAciRut3.2 maternal haplotype, whole genome shotgun sequence genomic DNA:
AACCATTTCGAATGtgcctccttttttaaaaaatgaactactGATTAATGAACTAAGCCGGCATGGTAAAATCATGTCGGCAGTACGTAGAGTCCCGCTCGGCTCCAGCGCTCCGGAGTTAAAGCATGTCATGTCTTTCCGTAGACAGGTTTTTATGAttctaaatgatttagaaaatgatttaaaCCTTGCAATGAAGTTTAAAATTGAAGACATAGACTATATGGTTTTTGCTTCTTCGGATTATATGCGCTGCTTTAACTGCGGAGCGCAGGGACATATAAGGAGGAACTGCAAGAAAGGGGAGGCTGGAGCCCGCAGCAGAGAGGAGGGTGGGGCGGACAGGCAGGAGACAAGGTCAGAGAACACAGAAGATGTTCACCGTGAGGGAGGTGAAGGAAAGGTGATTAATGTTGACCCGGGTGAGGGAACATCTGGGTTGCAGGGTGCTCCTACTGGTAACAGCGGGGCGACTCTGGGGGAAAAGTTAGTTGTTAGTGAGTCAGCGGGGGAAACTGCAGTGAATTCCCCAGCTGAAAGTGTTGATTTACAGCCCGCTCCTGTTGAGAGCAGCGGGGCGACCGTGGCGGAAAAGCTAGTTGTTAGTGATACAGCGGGGGAGACTGCAGTGAAAACCCCCGCTGTAAATGTGATGAATATAGATGATCAGGAGGGGTTTAAGATGCCAAAAActaggaaaaagaaaagaacgtTAAATTCATCGGAAAATTTGacagtgcaaaagaaaaaagcgCTGGGCGGCATAGATAAGCAAAGAGCTGAGACGAATGGGGCCGCAGTGGATCTCGGCGCTCTGTTGTCGCAGGCTCCTGCCCAGGCGGAGGAGTCTGTCTGCATTGAAGCACAGTCTCCTCGGCCGGCGAGCATGCAGGTCTCTCGCAAGGACTCTCTGTTGAGTTCCGCAGCTGGTGAGACAGACTCTGACAGTGCAGGGGAAGGGGATTTTACTGATGATTCGCAAGTTGATGATAGCAGAATATATAGCGCTCAAAGCATAAAAGCTTTTCTAACTGAaactaaaggaaaaagaaaagttgtcattgaggatttttttcctgatttgAAGCAGTTTGAATCGATGGGCAGGCTGATATTACAGAATGCCGGGTTAGCTGAGTTAGTGAAGCTgaatgttacagactaaagaaatGGTTAAGTACTGTCCCTAGGGTTTTAAAATAAGTACCATGTTTAGTTTTTTGAAACTCCCCTTTTTctctgttgtattgttgttgtctactgtatgttttgttcttgtttctcTCTCCCGTTTTGCTTTCATGAACTCTTTAAAAATAGGTAGTCTCAATGTAAATGGTGTTCATGGTTTAAATAAAAGAGAGGCAGTCTTTAAGTTTAttgaacagaaaaaaactaaCTGTTAGTTTCTTACAAGAGACTCATTCTGATATTTCTAATGAAATGGAATGGAGGAAAGAATGGAAGGGAGAAATTTGTTTTTAGCCATGGGTCTAATTTAAGTGCAGGGGTAGcgattttattttcagaattttttaaacctgattattttaaagtaattgatGTTTTTAGAGGCAGAATTTTAATGGTGGAggccaattttaaaaataacacttttatttttattaatatctaTGCTCCTAATAATGCTCAGGACAGGAGTGATATGTTTACTGTTCTTGATAAAATGCTGGCAGGCTGTGGGGCACAAGAGATTGTGATTATTGGGGGTGATTGGAATTGCACTGTGGATTATAAATTAGATAGGAACAATTTGGAGCCCAGTCCACAATCAGCAAAACAGCTTCTTCACATCATTGAATCATACAATTTGGAGGAATGTCTGGAGGAATGCAAATAGTACTGCTAGACAGTATACCTGGTTAAAACCTGGCCCTAATCTAATTTCAATGGCCAGACTGGATAGATTTTATATTTCCAGACATCATTTAAATTTGGTTAAAGGCTGTTTTATCTCCCCCAGTGGCCTGTCCAACCATTGCCTCATTACATTGTCCTTATTTCTTCCTTCTGTAAAAATGCATAGTgcctattggcactttaataatAGATTATTACAGGATGGgtattttaaagattgttttaaatatttctggactgagtggaaaaaaagaaaatcttgttttaaatccctgaggcagtggtgggacatagGCAATATCCAAATAAAGAtcttttgtcagcagtacactgagAATGCTACAGGCAGCTTGAATGACTCTATGGAAAAGCTGGAGGTGGAGATTCTGGGGCTTTATAAAGATCTGGAATCTCAACCAAATAGCAGGCTGTTAGAAGAcctgaaatataaaaaacagtCATTGGTTGACCTACTGGACATGAAGGTACAAGGAGCACTGGTCCGCGCACGGTTCCAGGGTTTGACAGAGGTGGACAAGCCAACAAAGTTCTTCTTTGATTTGGAGAAGAAAGCAGCAAAGAGCAGGGTGATTCACTGTTTGAAAACCCCTGCAGGTCAGGTGATGGAGGACCCAGTGGAGATCTGTAGGTTTGCTACAGTTTTTTATAAAAACTTATTCGCAGCAGAAGCTGAGAGAAATGCACAAGAGATCAAGCTGTTCCTGCATGATCTTCCACAGATTCCACAGGAGGAGGCAGCAGACCTGGAACCCCTGCTTACATTTAATGAGCTCACTGATGCAATGCAGCAAATAAAAAACGGTAGAGCGCCGGGACTAGATGGGATCACCGTGGAATTTTACAAAGAATTCTGGGCCTTGCTGGGCTGGGAGCTGTACATGGTGCTGCTGGAGAGCATCAAGGAGGGGTTGCTGCCTCTGAGCTGTCGGCGGGCGGTGATCACCCTGCTCCCCAAGAAAGGAGATCTGAGTGACTTGAAGAACTGGAGACCAGTGTCCATCCTCTGTCTCGATTATAAGATACTGTCGAAAGCCCTGGGGAACCGTTTGAAGAAAATCATGGAGTCAGCGGTCCAGTCAGATCAACCTTATTGTGTTCCTGGCAGGTCAATTTTTGACAATATTTACTTAATTCGAGACCTTTTGGCAGCCTCCAAGCTTTTCGGCTTTAAATCCGGTCTGATTTCCTTGGGCCAGGAGAAAGCTTTTGACCGGGTCGATCACCAGTATTTGTTTAAGGTGTTAGAGGCCTTAGGGGTCAGTCCGCGCTTCATAGAGTTTGTTCAGTTGTTGTACTGTCGTGTTTTCAGTGTACTGAAGATTAATGGTGGCCTGAGTGAACCCATTCCAGTACAGAGAGGTATCAGGcagggctgccccctgtctggtatgctctactccctttcaatTGAACCCCTCCTACATAGGATTAGGCAGTTGTTGTCTGGCATCCCGATCCCCGCCAACCCTTCCCAGGCTGTCAAGGTCTCtgcctatgcagatgacctgaCAGTGTTTGTGTCCAGTAGGCAGGATGTGGAGATTCTGTGTGACTGTCAACGTCAGTTTGAGAAAGTCTCCTCTGCTAAGATTAACTGGAATAAAAGTAGTGCCCATTTGGTGGGGTCTTGGGGTGACGCTTGCCCCCCCTGACCTCCCAGGTGGGGCTGCAGTGGAGCCACTCGGGTCCTAAGATcctgggggtcttcctgggcgaGGAGAGGGATCTCCAAAGAAATTGGGAGGGACTGTTAGAGAAGGTGAGGGGTCAGTTACAAGCCTGGCACTGGCTCCTGCCACAGCTGTCATTCAGAGGAAAGGTTCTAGTAATTAATAACCTGGtagcctccatgctgtggcacaaaTTAGCGTGTTTCAATCCTCCGCCCATGCttattaaagaaatacagaaaatgcTGCTGCAGTTCTTCTGGCATGGGATGCACTGGGTAAGGAAGGGGATTCTGTACCTGCCCTTACAGGAAGGGAGGCAGGGTCTCATTGACATCAGTAGCAGGATCGCAACGTTTCGTCTGCAGGTCGCCCAGAGGTTCCTgtacccccctgcccccccccccctgccctggATGCTGTTTGCAGCAGCTATCCTGCAGTGCGTGGGGAGACTTGGGTACGATAGacacttgtttgttttgcataCACAGAGTTTGGATATGACCAGCGGTTTTATAGGAGTGTTTTCAGTGCTTGGCAGCTTTTAAAGTTTTCTAGGAATTTTAATGATTtgaattgtttttggtttttagaaGAGCCCTTAGTGTTTAATCCCAGTTTAAGAATAGAGCTTTTAAATTCTAAAAGTTTTATTTCTTTACTAATTACAGCAGGCTTAAGAAAGGTGAgggattttattgattttaatagtTTTAGCTGGATAAGTGCAGACACCCTATCTACTTGTCTAGGTTTCAGATCTGTAAGAGTCTTAACAAGTTTTCTTTCAGAATTAAGAGAGTCCCTCCCTCTTGCAGCAATAGAGAGAATAAATCAGTTTTTTCTCGAGCATTGTTGGCCAGACAGTGACACTAATTTCCCCTCTCTTTTAGTGTCCCCTTCTGTTACTCAGGATCCTGATAAACCAGGCCACCTACTGAACCTTAACAGCCTgtctagtctctctctctccacagtggataaaaagcagctgTATGAAGTCTGTGTAAAAGTACAATATTATCCACAGCTGCAGTCTCTCCCTGACACCCCATGGAGAGAGCGTCACTGTGGAGGAGAGCGTGAGACCTGCCTGGCGAAGCCTCTATAAACTGCCACTCCCCAAGAGGTCAGGGTATCTCCAGTGGAGGATCCTCCATGCCACCATTGCTACCAACGCCTTTTTGAATATCCTGGACCCTCAAGTGCGAGATCAATGCCCGTTctgcactgagagagagacagtgtttcattattttctttactgcCATAGATTACAAACGTTGTTTGCTGCACTGAAGAGAATCTTCTTTGATTTTTCCCTGGAGTTCTCTCACATTGTTTTCATCTTTGGGGTGCAGTACAGTCAGAAGCATAAGTACCGTTGACAACTGGCAAATTTTCTGTTAGGGCAGGCAAAGCTGGCTATCCTGAAAAGTAGGAAGAGCCAGGTTGAGCATGGAAATGCACAGAGCGCTGTCTCAGTGTTCAAGACTCTCGTAATGTCCAGGATTaaacttgatttttgtttttataaaatgactAAAGACTTGGACAAATTCATCTTGATTTGGGGTGTGGGTGGTGTGCTCTGTGATATTGAAAATGAAgaactgtttttatatttataaaggcTCTTTTAAATTGtatgatttttaattttatttagggtttattgtgTATTTATAGTAGGTTTTAGTCATAATCTATAGCTATTTAATGTGTATGGATTGTGAGTggattttttagttttttgtggaTGAGAGGAgctttcttgttttgttagttttcttTATCTGATTTGTTTATTGTCTTCAAAATTTGTTAATAAAGGCttgttaaaagtcaaagtctctctctctctctctctctctctctctctctctctctctctctctctctctctctctctctctcacctggatgtgttgcagcaggttgtcctgcaggtaaaggaactgcaggctgtagagttttttgaagatgtttccgggcagggtccccagctggcagcggtatatgtgcaggctctgcagcttGTCCAGCCCCTGGAAGGAGTCAGGATGGAGGGTGCGCAGGGAGGGGTTATCCCCCAGGTCCAGCTCCTCCAGATCTCGCATGTCGCTGAAGGAATCGGCTTTGATGGAGCTGATGTTGTTGGAGTAGAGCCACAGGAcctgatgagagggagagagagaggtgggggagagagaggaagatcaTTTTCAAGCTCAATTTCGAGTTACAGTCAAACCTCGattaagagacctgcactcaagggacagttaaatagtgtctcttaaaagagggacccccccatacattttctatttgtctccaaCATCCTACCTTcctgtaattatatatgtatgtttaaaaaactctgtaaaaaactacatatatgaacaaaataagtactggaattgaattacatttagatTATTGTGTGGGCTTGCAAGTTGTTGTTTCGGAGGACAAAAGCTTGAGTGCGTTTGTCtatctccagcctctcccagccgagaaGGAGTCACTGCAGGGGagatcgcagcagcagcagcagtggtgaggcagacatagtcttaaaaacaatttataaattggGGGAGAAAAGGGGGTTACAAATAATTGTGAATTGTGAACAGGGCAAGACGGTACCTTTGTCTGGAAGCCGAAGGACTGCGCCCGCAGCTCTGTGATGCGGTTGTTTTGGAGGAACACTCTCTGGCTGTCGTAGGGAATGCCGGCCGGCACCGCCGAGAAgttctgagactggcagctgaccATCATCGGGGAGGggtaacagacacacagcctggggcaggaataggcagggctaggggagcagactgccagccagagcaacagccagacagacaccgagcctgcgtggggagagagaggagagagtgtgagagaggagaagggaggggagagagatagactgatagataaacagaatgacagacaagacagaaaggcagataaaccaatatacagacagatttgaagtcatgtctcaatgaacatttattcagttgtctgtcatagatctctctaagagtgacccctgaccccgagtgacccaatgatataatgttctcagcacataacagaactgactgggcgaacagtcactcagagagagagGCTCGGAAACTTTGGTGACATTTATAGAGGAACCCGAATACTCGGAAAAACAGGAACGCCTTCTATAATTCAGGGAAGACAATGAATAGAGGAGAACACTgtcaatgtctgtgtgtgtgtgtgtgtgtatgtctctcaatgtgtgtctgtgtctcggtgtgtttctatctcaatgtgtgtgtatatgtgtgtgtgtgtgtgtctcagtgtgtgtctctctcaatgtgtgtgtgtgtgtctctcaatgtgtgtgtgtgtctcagtgtgtgtctctctcattgtgtgtgtgtgtgtgtgtgtgtctcaatgtgtgtctctctcaatgtgtgtgtgtgtgtgtgtgtgtctcggtgtgtttctctgtgtgtgtgtgtgtctcagtgtgtgtctctctcaatgtgtgtgtgtgtgtctctctctcaatgtgtgtgtctcagtgtgtgtctctctcaatgtgtgtgtgtgtatctcaatgtgtgtcttggtgtgtttctctctcagtgtgtgtgtgtctcagtgtgtttctctctcaatgtgtgtgtgtgtctcagtgtgtttctctctcaatgtgtgtgtgtgtctcagtgtgtttctctctcaatgtgtgtctcagtgtgtttctctctcaatgtgtgtgtgtctcagtgtgtttctctctcagtgtgtgtgtgtgtctcagtgtgtttctctctcaatgtgtgtgtgtgtctcagtgtgtgtctctctcaatgtgtgtgtgtgtgtctctcactcaatgtgtgtgtctcagtgtgtgtctctctcaatgtgtgtgtgtgtgtgtgtctcaatgtgtgtattggtgtgtttctctctcaatgtgtgtgtgtgtctcagtgtgtgtctctctcaatgtgtgtgtgtgtgtctctctctcaatgtgtgtgtctcagtgtgtgtctctctcaatgtatgtgtgtgtgtgtgtgtctcaatgtgtgtattggtgtgtttctctctcaatgtgtgtgtgtgtctcagtgtgtttctcttgcaatgtgtgtgtgttccagtgagtgtatgtctctcaatgtgtgtgtgtctcagtgtgtgtctctctcaatgtgtgtgtgtgtctcagtgtgtttctcttgcaatgtgtgtgtgttccagtgagtgtatgtctctcaatgtgtgtgtgtctcagtgtgtgtctctctcaatgtgtgtgtgtgtgctccagtgtgcgtatgtgtgtctctcaatgtgtgtgtctctctcaatgtgcgtgtgtgaaagcctgaacacatttcactccagattagcactctcacacagcagcacatcagCAGCACGGTGGAAATGACTTCATCAGGAACAAGAAGCCGCTTTATTTATGGTGGATCTGTTGACCTACAAAtctgattataatattttattatctttaacaataataggggactcccgagtggtgcatcctgtaaaggcacaccctggagtgcagaatgcactgTTTCGAATCCGGGCCAATGCCATCGCCAGCTGTGGCCAGGAGCTCCTAGGAGATACCTAGGGGATTCCTAGAGGATTTCCAAGGGGCTCCCAGGGGACAGTGCACAATTAGCAGAGTGCCACCCAGGCAGGGGGGCTCAAGTCAGCTGGGTAATCACggtctcaccgcacaccagtgactcctgtgggtggccagacgcccgcctgcctgcctgcctgcctgtgagccggctgtgttacactgggcttgcagtgtgaaagaaagaaacaaaaaaacaaagaaagaagaaagtggaCAGCTTGACTTGACAGCTTGAAGTACGGTGTTGTTTTAGAGGACTAAAGCTTGAGTGCGCTTGTCtgtctccagcctctcccagccgaggAGGCGTCactgcgggggtggggggggggaggggaggtgtGGAGGTGGGGTGGGTGGTTGTAGAAGCAGTGAGACAGGggctgtcttaaaaacaattgggcattccaaattagggagaaatcacggggtaaaaataattgacgattccaaaaaaaaagaaactttgataTGCTTTGATGTTAACATTTGAGGAGGTGACTGCTTGAAAAGGCATCTGTGatgggggactgccccgtctttatgaacgtgattgggactggcagggagggggttaaattcctccgtgccaggaaaacatgtgagaatgtggctggagccctaattgaataatcagcaattattgattaattgggctccagccacaggggataaaagccaggggagaggccctggctagggggagtgttctagaaggagaagaaacaagactgttttgtgtgtgctgtttttctgtttgtctgtttttgaatccagtgaaggcaacgcccagcctggaaacctttatttttgtaagttttgctttttttgttttgtttattttatgtttaaaacctttttgtttggcccttgtgtcagtttattttgtatttttgtttattaaaaactttatttttgaacgtttaaactgtctctgagtctaaaCCTCGGTCATTTCCTGTCACAGCATCCCTCAGACAAACGGTTATAAACTTCTATTTATCTTTTAGTCTCCAGAATtccagtgattaatttgttgattCATTCATTAGTTCATCCCTTTACACTTCCAAACGAGTCACTCGTTCTCGCTTTCCCTCTTGC
This region includes:
- the LOC131703117 gene encoding reticulon-4 receptor-like 2, with translation VWLLLWLAVCSPSPAYSCPRLCVCYPSPMMVSCQSQNFSAVPAGIPYDSQRVFLQNNRITELRAQSFGFQTKVLWLYSNNISSIKADSFSDMRDLEELDLGDNPSLRTLHPDSFQGLDKLQR